In Canis lupus familiaris isolate Mischka breed German Shepherd chromosome 23, alternate assembly UU_Cfam_GSD_1.0, whole genome shotgun sequence, the following are encoded in one genomic region:
- the HHATL gene encoding protein-cysteine N-palmitoyltransferase HHAT-like protein isoform X3 produces the protein MDVADFEWVMWFTSFRNVIVFALSGHVLFAKLCTMVAPQLRSWMYAVYGALAVLGTMGPWYLLLLFGHCVSLYVASLLGQPWLCLGLGLVSLASFKLDPLISWQSGFVTGTFDLQEVLFHGGSGFTVLRCTSFALESCAHPDRRYSLADLLKYNFYLPFFFFGPIMTFDRFHAQMSQVEPVRQEGELWRIRAQAGLSVVTIIAVDIFFHFFYILTIPSDLKFANRLPDSALAGLAYSNLVYDWVKAAVLFGVVNTVARLDHLDPPQPPKCITALYVFAETHFDRGINDWLCKYVYDHIGGEHSEVIPELGATVATFAITTLWLGPCDIVYLWSFLNCFGLNFELWVQKLAEWGPLAQIEASLSEQMSRRVRALFGAMNFWAIIMYNLVSLNSLEFTELVARRLLLTGFPQTTLAVLFVTYCGVQLVKERERTMALEEDQKQDKEKLE, from the exons ATG GACGTGGCTGACTTCGAGTGGGTGATGTGGTTCACCTCCTTCCGCAATGTCATCGTCTTCGCCCTCTCTGGACATGTGCTGTTTGCTAAGCTCTGCACGATGGTTGCCCCCCAG CTCCGCTCCTGGATGTATGCTGTGTATGGGGCCCTGGCTGTGCTGGGCACGATGGGCCCTTGGTACCTGCTGCTGCTGTTTGGTCACTGTGTCAGCCTCTATGTGGCCTCACTCTTGGgccagccctggctctgccttGGCCTGGGTCTAGTCAGCCTTGCCTCCTTCAAGCTGGATCCCCTAATCTCCTGGCAG AGCGGGTTTGTAACAGGCACTTTTGATCTTCAAGAGGTGCTGTTTCATGGGGGCAGCGGTTTCACAGTGCTGCGTTGTACCAGCTTTGCGCTGGAGAGCTGTGCCCACCCTGACCGCCGCTACTCCCTAGCTGACCTGCTCAAGTACAACTTCTAcctgcctttcttcttcttcgGGCCCATCATGACCTTTGATCGCTTCCATGCCCAG ATGAGCCAGGTGGAGCCGGTGAGGCAAGAGGGTGAGCTGTGGCGCATCCGGGCCCAGGCCGGCCTCAGCGTGGTGACCATCATAGCCGTGGACATCTTCTTCCACTTCTTCTATATCCTCACCATCCCCAGTGACCTCAAGTTTGCCAACCGCCTCCCGGACAGCGCCCTCG CTGGCCTAGCCTACTCAAATCTGGTGTATGACTGGGTGAAGGCGGCTGTCCTCTTTGGTGTGGTCAACACTGTGGCACGCCTCGACCACTTGGATCCACCCCAGCCTCCCAAGTGCATCACAGCACTCTACGTCTTCGCGGAAAC GCACTTTGACCGTGGCATCAACGACTGGCTTTGCAA GTATGTGTATGATCACATTGGTGGGGAGCACTCCGAGGTGATCCCAGAGCTGGGGGCCACTGTGGCCACATTTGCCATCACTACTCTGTGGCTTGGACCTTGTGATATTGTTTACCTGTGGTCATTCCTTAACTGCTTTGGCCTCAACTTTGAGCTCTGGGTGCAGAAGCTGGCAGAGTGGGGGCCCCTAGCACAAATTGAG GCCTCTTTGTCGGAGCAGATGTCTCGCAGGGTCCGGGCCCTGTTCGGAGCCATGAACTTCTGGGCCATCATCATGTACAACCTTGTAAGCCTGAACAGCCTTGAATTCACAGAGCTGGTTGCCAGGCGACTGCTACtcacag GGTTCCCCCAGACCACTCTGGCTGTCCTATTTGTCACCTACTGTGGTGTCCAGCTGGTGAAGGAGCGAGAGAGAACCATGGCACTAGAGGAGGACCAGAAGCAGGACAAAGAGAAGCTGGAgtag
- the KLHL40 gene encoding kelch-like protein 40, whose amino-acid sequence MTLGLEQAEEQRLYQQTLLQDGLKDMLDHGKFLDCVVRVGEREFPCHRLVLAACSPYFRARFLAEPERAGELRLEEVSPDVVAQVLHYLYTSEIALDEASVQDLFAAAHRFQIPSIFTICVSFLQKRLCLANCLAVFRLGLLLDCARLAVAARDFICARFSLVSRDADFLGLSADELIAIISSDGLNVEKEEAVFEAVMRWAGSGDAKAQEERQRALPTVFESVRCRLLPRAFLESRVEKHPLVRAQPELLRKVQMVKDAHEGRLTVLRKKKKDKGKEAAGAKAADKGTDKAKAEEDEDEDEDEAERIIPGILNDTLRFGMFLQDLIFMISEEGAVAYDPAANECYCASLSTQIPKNHVSLVTKENQVFVAGGLFYNEDNKEDPMSAYFLQFDHLDSEWLGMPPLPSPRCLFGLGEALNSIYVVGGRELKDGERSLDSVMCYDRLSFKWGESDPLPYAVYGHAVLSHMDLVYVLGGKGSDRKCLKKMCVYDPKKFEWKELAPMQTARSLFGATIHDGRIFVAAGVTDTGLTSSAEVYSIADNKWASFEAFPQERSSLSLVSLAGTLYAIGGFATLETESGELVPTELNDIWRYNEDEKKWEGVLREIAYAAGATFLPVRLNVLRLTKM is encoded by the exons ATGACGCTGGGCTTGGAGCAGGCGGAGGAGCAGCGGCTGTACCAGCAGACGCTCCTGCAGGACGGGCTCAAGGACATGCTGGACCACGGCAAGTTCCTGGACTGCGTGGTGCGGGTCGGGGAGCGCGAGTTCCCGTGCCACCGCCTGGTGCTGGCCGCCTGCAGCCCCTACTTCCGAGCGCGCTTCCTGGCCGAGCCCGAGCGCGCGGGCGAGCTGCGGCTGGAGGAGGTGTCCCCGGACGTGGTGGCCCAGGTCCTGCACTACCTGTACACGTCGGAGATCGCGCTGGACGAGGCGAGCGTGCAGGACCTGTTCGCCGCCGCGCACCGCTTCCAGATCCCGTCCATCTTCACCATCTGCGTGTCCTTCCTGCAGAAGCGCCTCTGCCTGGCCAACTGCCTGGCGGTCTTCCGCCTCGGCCTCCTGCTCGACTGCGCGCGCCTGGCCGTGGCCGCCCGCGACTTCATCTGCGCGCGCTTCTCGCTCGTGTCGCGCGACGCCGACTTCCTCGGGCTCTCGGCCGACGAGCTCATCGCCATCATCTCCAGCGACGGCCTCAACGTGGAGAAGGAGGAGGCCGTGTTCGAGGCGGTGATGCGCTGGGCCGGCAGCGGCGACGCCAAGGCGCAGGAGGAGCGCCAGCGCGCGCTGCCCACCGTGTTCGAGAGCGTGCGCTGCCGCCTGCTGCCGCGCGCCTTCCTGGAGAGCCGCGTGGAGAAGCACCCTCTGGTGCGCGCCCAGCCCGAGCTGCTGCGCAAGGTGCAGATGGTGAAGGACGCGCACGAGGGCCGCCTCACGGTGCTGCGCAAGAAGAAGAAGGACAAGGGGAAGGAGGCGGCCGGGGCCAAGGCCGCTGACAAGGGCACGGACAAAGCCAAGGCagaggaggacgaggacgaggacgaggacgaggcgGAACGTATCATTCCCGGCATCCTCAACGACACCCTGCGCTTTGGCATGTTCCTGCAGGACCTCATCTTCATGATCAGTGAGGAGGGAGCCGTGGCCTATGACCCAGCAGCCAACGAGTGCTACTGTGCCTCCCTCTCCACTCAGATCCCTAAGAACCACGTGAGCCTGGTGACCAAGGAGAACCAGGTCTTTGTGGCTGGGGGCCTCTTCTACAACGAGGACAACAAAGAGGACCCCATGAGTGCTTACTTCTTACAG TTTGACCACCTGGACTCCGAGTGGTTGGGGATGCCGCCGCTGCCCTCGCCGCGCTGCCTCTTTGGCCTGGGAGAGGCTCTCAACTCCATCTACGTGGTCGGCGGCCGAGAGCTCAAGGACGGCGAGCGCAGCCTAGACTCGGTCATGTGCTACGACCGGCT GTCGTTCAAATGGGGCGAATCGGACCCGCTGCCTTACGCGGTGTACGGCCACGCGGTGCTCTCCCACATGGACCTGGTCTACGTCCTTGGCGGCAAAGGCAGTGACAG gaagtGCCTGAAGAAGATGTGTGTCTATGATCCTAAGAAGTTCGAGTGGAAGGAGCTGGCACCCATGCAGACTGCCCGCTCCCTCTTCGGGGCCACCATCCATGATGGCCGCATTTTTGTAGCGGCCGGGGTCACAGATACGGGGCTGACCAGCTCAGCTGAAGTGTACAGCATCGCAGACAACAA gtGGGCATCCTTTGAGGCCTTCCCGCAAGAACGCAGCTCACTCAGCCTGGTCAGCCTCGCGGGCACCCTCTATGCCATTGGTGGCTTTGCCACGCTGGAGACTGAGTCTGGAGAGTTGGTCCCCACAGAGCTAAACGACATCTGGAG ataTAACGAGGACGAGAAGAAGTGGGAGGGTGTCCTGCGGGAGATTGCCTATGCAGCCGGTGCCACCTTCCTCCCTGTGCGACTCAACGTGCTGCGCCTGACCAAGATGTGA
- the HHATL gene encoding protein-cysteine N-palmitoyltransferase HHAT-like protein isoform X1 codes for MSAIEAMGIRTTLPTAELGLYSLVLSGALAYAGRGLLEASQDGAHRKAFRESVRPGWEYIGRKMDVADFEWVMWFTSFRNVIVFALSGHVLFAKLCTMVAPQLRSWMYAVYGALAVLGTMGPWYLLLLFGHCVSLYVASLLGQPWLCLGLGLVSLASFKLDPLISWQSGFVTGTFDLQEVLFHGGSGFTVLRCTSFALESCAHPDRRYSLADLLKYNFYLPFFFFGPIMTFDRFHAQMSQVEPVRQEGELWRIRAQAGLSVVTIIAVDIFFHFFYILTIPSDLKFANRLPDSALAGLAYSNLVYDWVKAAVLFGVVNTVARLDHLDPPQPPKCITALYVFAETHFDRGINDWLCKYVYDHIGGEHSEVIPELGATVATFAITTLWLGPCDIVYLWSFLNCFGLNFELWVQKLAEWGPLAQIEASLSEQMSRRVRALFGAMNFWAIIMYNLVSLNSLEFTELVARRLLLTGFPQTTLAVLFVTYCGVQLVKERERTMALEEDQKQDKEKLE; via the exons ATGAG TGCCATCGAGGCTATGGGCATCAGGACCACGTTGCCCACAGCGGAGCTGGGCTTGTACTCCCTGGTGCTGAGTGGGGCTCTGGCCTATGCTGGCCGAGGCCTCCTTGAAGCTTCACAAG ATGGGGCCCACAGGAAGGCCTTCCGGGAGTCCGTGCGACCTGGCTGGGAGTACATTGGCCGGAAGATG GACGTGGCTGACTTCGAGTGGGTGATGTGGTTCACCTCCTTCCGCAATGTCATCGTCTTCGCCCTCTCTGGACATGTGCTGTTTGCTAAGCTCTGCACGATGGTTGCCCCCCAG CTCCGCTCCTGGATGTATGCTGTGTATGGGGCCCTGGCTGTGCTGGGCACGATGGGCCCTTGGTACCTGCTGCTGCTGTTTGGTCACTGTGTCAGCCTCTATGTGGCCTCACTCTTGGgccagccctggctctgccttGGCCTGGGTCTAGTCAGCCTTGCCTCCTTCAAGCTGGATCCCCTAATCTCCTGGCAG AGCGGGTTTGTAACAGGCACTTTTGATCTTCAAGAGGTGCTGTTTCATGGGGGCAGCGGTTTCACAGTGCTGCGTTGTACCAGCTTTGCGCTGGAGAGCTGTGCCCACCCTGACCGCCGCTACTCCCTAGCTGACCTGCTCAAGTACAACTTCTAcctgcctttcttcttcttcgGGCCCATCATGACCTTTGATCGCTTCCATGCCCAG ATGAGCCAGGTGGAGCCGGTGAGGCAAGAGGGTGAGCTGTGGCGCATCCGGGCCCAGGCCGGCCTCAGCGTGGTGACCATCATAGCCGTGGACATCTTCTTCCACTTCTTCTATATCCTCACCATCCCCAGTGACCTCAAGTTTGCCAACCGCCTCCCGGACAGCGCCCTCG CTGGCCTAGCCTACTCAAATCTGGTGTATGACTGGGTGAAGGCGGCTGTCCTCTTTGGTGTGGTCAACACTGTGGCACGCCTCGACCACTTGGATCCACCCCAGCCTCCCAAGTGCATCACAGCACTCTACGTCTTCGCGGAAAC GCACTTTGACCGTGGCATCAACGACTGGCTTTGCAA GTATGTGTATGATCACATTGGTGGGGAGCACTCCGAGGTGATCCCAGAGCTGGGGGCCACTGTGGCCACATTTGCCATCACTACTCTGTGGCTTGGACCTTGTGATATTGTTTACCTGTGGTCATTCCTTAACTGCTTTGGCCTCAACTTTGAGCTCTGGGTGCAGAAGCTGGCAGAGTGGGGGCCCCTAGCACAAATTGAG GCCTCTTTGTCGGAGCAGATGTCTCGCAGGGTCCGGGCCCTGTTCGGAGCCATGAACTTCTGGGCCATCATCATGTACAACCTTGTAAGCCTGAACAGCCTTGAATTCACAGAGCTGGTTGCCAGGCGACTGCTACtcacag GGTTCCCCCAGACCACTCTGGCTGTCCTATTTGTCACCTACTGTGGTGTCCAGCTGGTGAAGGAGCGAGAGAGAACCATGGCACTAGAGGAGGACCAGAAGCAGGACAAAGAGAAGCTGGAgtag
- the HHATL gene encoding protein-cysteine N-palmitoyltransferase HHAT-like protein isoform X2 encodes MGIRTTLPTAELGLYSLVLSGALAYAGRGLLEASQDGAHRKAFRESVRPGWEYIGRKMDVADFEWVMWFTSFRNVIVFALSGHVLFAKLCTMVAPQLRSWMYAVYGALAVLGTMGPWYLLLLFGHCVSLYVASLLGQPWLCLGLGLVSLASFKLDPLISWQSGFVTGTFDLQEVLFHGGSGFTVLRCTSFALESCAHPDRRYSLADLLKYNFYLPFFFFGPIMTFDRFHAQMSQVEPVRQEGELWRIRAQAGLSVVTIIAVDIFFHFFYILTIPSDLKFANRLPDSALAGLAYSNLVYDWVKAAVLFGVVNTVARLDHLDPPQPPKCITALYVFAETHFDRGINDWLCKYVYDHIGGEHSEVIPELGATVATFAITTLWLGPCDIVYLWSFLNCFGLNFELWVQKLAEWGPLAQIEASLSEQMSRRVRALFGAMNFWAIIMYNLVSLNSLEFTELVARRLLLTGFPQTTLAVLFVTYCGVQLVKERERTMALEEDQKQDKEKLE; translated from the exons ATGGGCATCAGGACCACGTTGCCCACAGCGGAGCTGGGCTTGTACTCCCTGGTGCTGAGTGGGGCTCTGGCCTATGCTGGCCGAGGCCTCCTTGAAGCTTCACAAG ATGGGGCCCACAGGAAGGCCTTCCGGGAGTCCGTGCGACCTGGCTGGGAGTACATTGGCCGGAAGATG GACGTGGCTGACTTCGAGTGGGTGATGTGGTTCACCTCCTTCCGCAATGTCATCGTCTTCGCCCTCTCTGGACATGTGCTGTTTGCTAAGCTCTGCACGATGGTTGCCCCCCAG CTCCGCTCCTGGATGTATGCTGTGTATGGGGCCCTGGCTGTGCTGGGCACGATGGGCCCTTGGTACCTGCTGCTGCTGTTTGGTCACTGTGTCAGCCTCTATGTGGCCTCACTCTTGGgccagccctggctctgccttGGCCTGGGTCTAGTCAGCCTTGCCTCCTTCAAGCTGGATCCCCTAATCTCCTGGCAG AGCGGGTTTGTAACAGGCACTTTTGATCTTCAAGAGGTGCTGTTTCATGGGGGCAGCGGTTTCACAGTGCTGCGTTGTACCAGCTTTGCGCTGGAGAGCTGTGCCCACCCTGACCGCCGCTACTCCCTAGCTGACCTGCTCAAGTACAACTTCTAcctgcctttcttcttcttcgGGCCCATCATGACCTTTGATCGCTTCCATGCCCAG ATGAGCCAGGTGGAGCCGGTGAGGCAAGAGGGTGAGCTGTGGCGCATCCGGGCCCAGGCCGGCCTCAGCGTGGTGACCATCATAGCCGTGGACATCTTCTTCCACTTCTTCTATATCCTCACCATCCCCAGTGACCTCAAGTTTGCCAACCGCCTCCCGGACAGCGCCCTCG CTGGCCTAGCCTACTCAAATCTGGTGTATGACTGGGTGAAGGCGGCTGTCCTCTTTGGTGTGGTCAACACTGTGGCACGCCTCGACCACTTGGATCCACCCCAGCCTCCCAAGTGCATCACAGCACTCTACGTCTTCGCGGAAAC GCACTTTGACCGTGGCATCAACGACTGGCTTTGCAA GTATGTGTATGATCACATTGGTGGGGAGCACTCCGAGGTGATCCCAGAGCTGGGGGCCACTGTGGCCACATTTGCCATCACTACTCTGTGGCTTGGACCTTGTGATATTGTTTACCTGTGGTCATTCCTTAACTGCTTTGGCCTCAACTTTGAGCTCTGGGTGCAGAAGCTGGCAGAGTGGGGGCCCCTAGCACAAATTGAG GCCTCTTTGTCGGAGCAGATGTCTCGCAGGGTCCGGGCCCTGTTCGGAGCCATGAACTTCTGGGCCATCATCATGTACAACCTTGTAAGCCTGAACAGCCTTGAATTCACAGAGCTGGTTGCCAGGCGACTGCTACtcacag GGTTCCCCCAGACCACTCTGGCTGTCCTATTTGTCACCTACTGTGGTGTCCAGCTGGTGAAGGAGCGAGAGAGAACCATGGCACTAGAGGAGGACCAGAAGCAGGACAAAGAGAAGCTGGAgtag